The following are encoded together in the Streptomyces rapamycinicus NRRL 5491 genome:
- a CDS encoding MMPL family transporter — MFGRIGRFAVNRPWLIVAMWVIAAIGLAILAPPLKSSADQADFLPSHYESVRVTKLQDHAFPQQESAAAILVYQRPDGGKLSEADKAAVIKATKGFQDKKYKTFKSVLTTPEAVSKDGKMALANIYSTKKNVYDEDTQQSIKDLRADRDKLLKGTSLKVDVAGPAASGLDSAESEGDTDAMIMMATLVLIIVLLGAIFRSPLIALMPVLMILVMFIMAQGLIGTASDLFGLEADSSVSAILIVVLFGVGTDYMLFLLFRYRENLRQGQEPKEALIQAVTRVGETIASAAGAVIVAFLALTLSTMGSMRAMGPSLAISVAVTLVAALTLVPAVFSLLGTKAFWPSKAWKQAPRNRLANGTGSLVSRRPGLIATVSACVLAALAVGAFGFKAEFDTDSSLPKDLESVQAMAQLQKSFSAGESDPSLVYVQSKDGAKLDAAALSGFRKKLEGVEGVGEVSAAVPNPKGDVAQFSVVLKYRPASEKAIELVAGDLRDTAHASAPQGSEALVGGTTAVLGDIEDAVNHDYRLVFPVAGVAIMLILGLLLRSVVAPLYLMLAVGLGFAATLGSTVWLFQDIKGENGLLFMLPIVVYLFVVAIGTDYNILMVARLREEVGKGKSPAEAARLAVAQSAPTIGSAAIILAGTFGVLMLASNTMLQQMGFAVAFGILLTAFIMALLLVPTVTAMLGSKAWWPNHRFDSPQASGTSGPGRAEEPDTAETVRV, encoded by the coding sequence ATGTTCGGGCGAATAGGACGGTTCGCCGTCAACCGTCCATGGCTGATCGTCGCGATGTGGGTCATCGCGGCGATCGGCCTGGCCATCCTTGCCCCACCGCTGAAGTCCAGCGCCGACCAAGCTGACTTCCTGCCCTCGCACTACGAATCGGTGCGGGTGACCAAGCTCCAGGACCACGCGTTCCCGCAGCAGGAGAGCGCGGCCGCCATCCTGGTCTACCAGCGGCCGGACGGCGGAAAGCTCTCCGAGGCCGACAAGGCCGCCGTCATCAAGGCGACCAAGGGGTTCCAGGACAAGAAGTACAAGACCTTCAAGTCCGTGCTGACCACGCCCGAGGCCGTCTCCAAGGACGGCAAGATGGCGCTGGCCAACATCTACTCGACCAAGAAGAACGTCTACGACGAGGACACCCAGCAGTCGATCAAGGATCTGCGCGCGGACCGCGACAAGCTGCTGAAGGGCACCTCGCTGAAGGTCGATGTGGCCGGTCCCGCGGCCTCGGGGCTCGACTCCGCCGAGTCCGAGGGTGACACCGACGCCATGATCATGATGGCCACCCTGGTCCTGATCATCGTGCTGCTCGGCGCCATCTTCCGCAGTCCGCTCATCGCGCTGATGCCCGTGCTGATGATCCTGGTGATGTTCATCATGGCCCAGGGCCTGATCGGCACCGCCAGCGACCTGTTCGGACTCGAGGCCGACAGCAGCGTCTCCGCGATCCTGATCGTGGTGCTGTTCGGCGTCGGCACGGACTACATGCTGTTCCTGCTGTTCCGCTACCGCGAAAACCTCCGCCAGGGCCAGGAGCCCAAGGAGGCCTTGATCCAGGCGGTCACCCGGGTCGGCGAGACCATCGCCTCGGCGGCCGGCGCGGTCATCGTGGCGTTCCTCGCCCTGACGCTGTCGACGATGGGCAGCATGCGCGCCATGGGGCCCTCGCTGGCGATCTCCGTCGCGGTGACCCTGGTGGCGGCCCTCACCCTGGTGCCCGCGGTGTTCTCGCTGCTGGGAACGAAGGCGTTCTGGCCGTCCAAGGCGTGGAAGCAGGCGCCCCGCAACCGGCTCGCCAACGGCACCGGTTCCCTGGTCTCGCGCCGTCCCGGCCTGATCGCCACGGTGTCCGCCTGTGTGCTGGCGGCCCTCGCGGTGGGCGCGTTCGGCTTCAAGGCCGAGTTCGACACCGACAGCTCGCTGCCGAAGGACCTGGAGTCCGTCCAGGCCATGGCGCAGTTGCAGAAGAGCTTCTCGGCCGGTGAGTCCGACCCGAGCCTGGTGTACGTCCAGTCCAAGGACGGCGCCAAGCTGGACGCCGCGGCGCTCAGCGGGTTCCGCAAGAAGCTGGAGGGGGTCGAGGGTGTCGGCGAGGTCTCCGCCGCCGTGCCCAACCCCAAGGGCGACGTGGCCCAGTTCAGCGTCGTGCTGAAGTACCGGCCCGCCTCCGAGAAGGCCATCGAGCTGGTGGCCGGGGACCTGCGGGACACCGCGCACGCCTCCGCGCCCCAGGGCAGCGAGGCCCTGGTGGGCGGGACGACCGCGGTGCTGGGCGACATCGAGGACGCCGTCAACCACGACTACCGGCTGGTGTTCCCGGTCGCGGGCGTGGCCATCATGCTGATCCTCGGCCTGCTGCTGCGCAGCGTGGTGGCGCCGCTGTACCTGATGCTCGCCGTGGGCCTCGGCTTCGCCGCGACCCTGGGCTCGACGGTCTGGCTGTTCCAGGACATCAAGGGCGAGAACGGCCTGCTCTTCATGCTGCCGATCGTGGTCTATCTGTTCGTGGTGGCGATCGGCACGGACTACAACATCCTGATGGTGGCCCGATTGCGGGAGGAGGTCGGGAAGGGCAAGTCCCCGGCCGAGGCGGCCCGGCTCGCGGTGGCCCAGTCGGCGCCGACGATCGGTTCGGCCGCCATCATCCTGGCGGGCACCTTCGGTGTGCTGATGCTGGCCAGCAACACCATGCTCCAGCAGATGGGCTTCGCCGTAGCCTTCGGCATCCTGCTCACCGCGTTCATCATGGCGCTGCTGCTGGTGCCGACGGTGACCGCGATGCTCGGCTCCAAGGCGTGGTGGCCCAACCACCGCTTCGACTCCCCCCAGGCGTCCGGTACTTCCGGCCCGGGGCGGGCCGAGGAGCCCGACACCGCGGAGACCGTACGGGTGTGA
- a CDS encoding class I SAM-dependent RNA methyltransferase: MQSEPKASLVGEEYEVEVGPVAHGGHCIARTAEGQVLFVRHALPGERVVARVTEGEEGARFLRADAVRVLDASKDRVEAPCPFAGPGRCGGCDWQHAAPGAQRRLKADVITEQLARLAGLTPEEAGWDGTVEPAPGDKVARGEVPAWRTRVQYAVDEQGRPGLRRHRSHEVEPIDHCLIAAPGVTELGVEKREWPQIATVEAIAATGSSDRQVVLTPRPGGRLPIVELDRPVSVLRVSESRGRERARLVHRVHGRPFVRERAAGRTWRVGEGGFWQVHSKAADVLVEAVMQGLMPRKGEMALDLYCGVGLFAGAIGERVGERGAVLGIESSKRAVEDARHNLQDLERVRIEHGKVEQVLPRTGITEADLIVLDPPRAGAGKETVAHVAALGARRIAYVACDPAALARDLKYFREAGYAPRRTRAFDLFPVTHHVECVAVLEPVREER; encoded by the coding sequence ATGCAAAGTGAACCCAAGGCATCGCTGGTCGGCGAGGAGTACGAGGTCGAGGTCGGCCCGGTGGCGCACGGCGGCCACTGCATCGCCCGGACCGCCGAGGGCCAGGTGCTGTTCGTCCGGCACGCGCTGCCCGGCGAGCGGGTCGTCGCCCGGGTGACCGAGGGCGAGGAGGGCGCGCGCTTCCTGCGCGCCGACGCGGTGCGGGTGCTGGACGCCTCCAAGGACCGGGTCGAGGCGCCCTGCCCGTTCGCGGGCCCCGGCAGGTGCGGCGGCTGCGACTGGCAGCACGCCGCCCCCGGCGCCCAGCGCAGGCTCAAGGCCGACGTGATCACCGAGCAGCTGGCCCGGCTGGCCGGGCTCACCCCCGAAGAGGCGGGCTGGGACGGCACGGTCGAGCCCGCCCCCGGCGACAAGGTGGCCCGCGGCGAGGTCCCGGCCTGGCGCACCCGGGTGCAGTACGCGGTGGACGAGCAGGGCCGTCCCGGGCTGCGCCGCCACCGCTCGCACGAGGTCGAGCCGATCGACCACTGTCTGATCGCCGCCCCCGGCGTCACCGAACTCGGCGTCGAGAAGCGCGAATGGCCCCAGATCGCCACCGTGGAGGCCATCGCCGCCACCGGCTCCTCCGACCGGCAGGTGGTCCTCACCCCGCGCCCCGGCGGCCGGCTGCCGATCGTGGAGCTGGACCGGCCGGTCTCGGTGCTGCGGGTCAGCGAGTCCCGCGGCCGGGAGCGGGCCCGTCTGGTGCACCGCGTCCATGGCCGCCCCTTCGTCCGCGAGCGCGCGGCGGGCCGCACCTGGCGGGTCGGTGAGGGCGGCTTCTGGCAGGTCCACTCGAAGGCGGCGGACGTCCTCGTCGAGGCCGTGATGCAGGGCCTGATGCCCCGTAAGGGCGAGATGGCCCTCGATCTGTACTGCGGCGTCGGCCTCTTCGCGGGCGCGATCGGGGAGCGGGTGGGGGAGCGCGGCGCGGTGCTGGGCATCGAGTCGAGCAAGCGCGCGGTCGAGGACGCCCGGCACAACCTCCAGGACCTGGAGCGCGTCCGCATCGAGCACGGCAAGGTCGAGCAGGTGCTGCCCCGCACCGGGATCACCGAGGCCGACCTGATCGTCCTGGACCCGCCCCGCGCGGGCGCGGGCAAGGAGACGGTCGCCCACGTCGCGGCCCTGGGCGCCCGCCGCATCGCCTACGTCGCCTGCGACCCGGCGGCCCTCGCCCGCGACCTCAAGTACTTCCGCGAGGCGGGCTACGCCCCGCGCCGCACCCGTGCGTTCGACCTCTTCCCGGTCACCCACCACGTGGAGTGCGTGGCGGTGCTGGAGCCGGTGCGCGAGGAGCGCTGA
- a CDS encoding APC family permease: MSKLTDLPKRILIGRALRSDKLGETLLPKRIALPVFASDPLSSVAYAPGQVMIVLSVAGASAYHYSPWITIAIVVLMFTVVASYRQNVHAYPSGGGDYEVATTNLGPKAGLTVASALLVDYVLTVAVSISSGVENLGSAVPFFVENKTLCAVGIILLLTLMNLRGVRESGKLFAIPTYVFVGGVFAMILWGAYRGLVLGDDMKAPTAGFEVHAEQTGLAGFALIFLLLRAFSDGCAALTGVEAISNGVPAFRKPKSRNAATTLALMGGLAVAMFVGIITLALATNVKMAENPAHDLLKNGAPLGADYTQNPVISQVAAAVFGDGSFFFVVLAGATALVLFLAANTAYNGFPLLGSILAQDRYLPRQLHTRGDRLAFSNGIVLLASAAAVLVYLYGADSTRLIQLYIVGVFVSFTLSQTGMVRHWNRHLATERDPNTRRRMIRARAINTFGAFFTGLVLVVVLLTKFTHGAWVALLGMVIFYVTMTAIRRHYDGVSEELAAATEQLDEEEVRPSRVHSIVLVSKVHKPTLRALAYAKLMRSHRLEALSINVDPAETKALQTVWHERGIDVPLKILDSPYREITRPVIDYVKSLRRESPRDVVSVFIPEYVVGRWYEHLLHNQSALRLKGRLLFTPGVMVTSVPWQLDSSELARKRARKRAEWSAPGAVRRGPVIPPKREKGEKGAKGEKPGVTSQVPGG; this comes from the coding sequence GTGTCCAAACTGACCGACCTCCCGAAACGGATCCTGATCGGGCGGGCGCTGCGCAGCGACAAGCTCGGGGAGACCCTCCTCCCGAAGCGCATCGCGCTCCCCGTCTTCGCCTCCGACCCCCTGTCCTCCGTCGCGTACGCGCCGGGGCAGGTGATGATCGTTCTGTCCGTGGCGGGTGCGTCGGCCTACCACTACAGCCCGTGGATCACGATCGCCATCGTCGTGCTGATGTTCACGGTGGTCGCCTCGTACCGCCAGAACGTCCACGCGTACCCCAGCGGAGGCGGTGACTACGAGGTCGCCACCACCAACCTCGGCCCGAAGGCCGGACTCACCGTCGCCAGCGCCCTGCTGGTCGACTACGTCCTCACGGTGGCGGTGTCGATCTCCTCGGGTGTGGAGAACCTCGGCTCGGCCGTCCCCTTCTTCGTCGAGAACAAGACGCTCTGCGCGGTCGGCATCATCCTGCTGCTGACGCTGATGAACCTGCGGGGCGTTCGGGAGTCGGGCAAGCTCTTCGCGATCCCCACCTATGTCTTCGTCGGCGGCGTCTTCGCGATGATCCTCTGGGGCGCCTACCGCGGGCTGGTCCTGGGCGACGACATGAAGGCCCCCACCGCGGGCTTCGAGGTGCACGCCGAGCAGACCGGGCTGGCCGGCTTCGCGCTGATCTTCCTGCTGCTGCGCGCGTTCTCCGACGGCTGCGCCGCCCTGACCGGCGTCGAGGCGATCAGCAACGGCGTGCCCGCCTTCCGCAAGCCCAAGAGCCGTAACGCGGCCACGACGCTGGCGCTGATGGGCGGCCTCGCCGTGGCCATGTTCGTCGGCATCATCACCCTCGCCCTGGCCACCAACGTCAAGATGGCCGAGAACCCCGCGCACGACCTGCTGAAGAACGGGGCACCGCTCGGCGCCGACTACACCCAGAACCCGGTGATCTCGCAGGTGGCGGCCGCGGTCTTCGGCGACGGCTCGTTCTTCTTCGTGGTGCTGGCCGGGGCCACCGCGCTGGTGCTGTTCCTCGCCGCCAACACCGCGTACAACGGCTTCCCGCTGCTCGGCTCGATCCTGGCCCAGGACCGCTATCTGCCCCGCCAGCTGCACACCCGCGGCGACCGGCTCGCCTTCTCCAACGGCATCGTGCTGCTCGCCTCGGCCGCCGCGGTCCTGGTCTACCTCTACGGGGCCGACTCCACCCGGCTGATCCAGCTCTACATCGTCGGTGTCTTCGTCTCGTTCACCCTCAGCCAGACCGGCATGGTGCGGCACTGGAACCGCCACCTGGCCACCGAGCGGGACCCCAACACCCGCCGCCGCATGATCCGCGCCCGCGCGATCAACACCTTCGGGGCCTTCTTCACCGGCCTGGTACTGGTCGTGGTGCTGCTGACGAAGTTCACCCACGGCGCCTGGGTCGCCCTGCTCGGCATGGTCATCTTCTACGTCACCATGACGGCCATCAGGCGCCACTACGACGGCGTCTCCGAGGAGCTGGCGGCGGCCACCGAACAGCTCGACGAGGAGGAGGTGCGCCCCTCCCGGGTGCACTCCATCGTCCTGGTCTCCAAGGTCCACAAGCCGACGCTGCGAGCCCTGGCCTACGCCAAGCTGATGCGCTCCCACCGGCTGGAGGCGCTGAGCATCAACGTGGACCCCGCCGAGACCAAGGCGCTCCAGACGGTGTGGCACGAGCGCGGCATAGACGTGCCGCTCAAGATCCTCGACTCGCCCTACCGCGAGATCACCCGGCCGGTCATCGACTACGTCAAGAGCCTGCGCCGGGAGAGCCCGCGCGATGTGGTCTCCGTCTTCATCCCCGAGTACGTGGTCGGCCGCTGGTACGAGCACCTGCTGCACAACCAGAGCGCGCTGCGGCTCAAGGGGCGGCTGCTGTTCACCCCGGGCGTCATGGTGACCTCCGTGCCGTGGCAGCTGGACTCCTCCGAGCTGGCCCGGAAGCGGGCCCGCAAGCGGGCCGAGTGGAGCGCGCCGGGTGCGGTGCGGCGCGGCCCGGTGATCCCGCCCAAGCGGGAGAAGGGCGAGAAGGGGGCGAAGGGCGAGAAGCCGGGCGTCACCTCGCAGGTGCCGGGAGGCTAA
- a CDS encoding cytochrome P450 family protein, with product MVAWAITRQRTLKQLLTDPRVSKDPRQHWPAWNNGEISPEWPLITWVAVENMFTAYGGEHRRLRTLVSKAFTARRTAALRPRIEEICARLLDDLAAAGPGEVVDLREAYAYPLPIQVISELFGLEDENLRERMRRVVDSIFHTSASAEEVTATYGEMYAVLGELVATKREKPGDDLTSGLIAVREEESDSRLSEKELTDTLALFLSAGHETTVNLLDNAIHALLTRPEQLEHVRAGRATWDDVIEETLRHSAPVANLPLRYAVEDIELDGGVVLRKGDAILAAYAAAGRDPEVHGEDAAAFDVTRQLKSHLAFGHGVHLCVGAPLGRLEAAIALPALFDRFPGLTLASGRDPLEPVESFISNGHRTLPARLA from the coding sequence GTGGTGGCGTGGGCAATAACCCGCCAGCGCACGCTCAAACAGCTGCTGACCGACCCCCGGGTCTCCAAGGACCCCCGGCAGCACTGGCCCGCGTGGAACAACGGTGAGATCTCGCCCGAGTGGCCGCTGATCACCTGGGTCGCCGTGGAGAACATGTTCACGGCCTACGGCGGTGAGCACCGTCGGCTGCGTACCCTGGTCTCCAAGGCGTTCACCGCCCGGCGCACCGCCGCCCTGCGGCCGCGCATCGAGGAGATCTGTGCCAGGCTCCTGGACGACCTGGCCGCCGCCGGGCCGGGCGAGGTGGTCGACCTGCGCGAGGCGTACGCGTACCCGCTGCCCATCCAGGTGATCTCCGAGCTGTTCGGGCTCGAGGACGAGAACCTGCGCGAGCGGATGCGCCGGGTGGTGGACAGCATCTTCCACACCTCCGCCTCCGCGGAGGAGGTCACCGCCACCTACGGCGAGATGTACGCAGTCCTCGGCGAGCTGGTGGCCACCAAGCGCGAGAAGCCCGGCGACGACCTGACCAGCGGGCTGATCGCGGTGCGGGAGGAGGAGAGCGACTCCAGGCTCAGCGAGAAGGAGCTCACCGACACCCTCGCCCTGTTCCTCTCGGCCGGTCACGAGACCACGGTCAACCTCCTGGACAACGCCATCCACGCGCTGCTCACCCGGCCCGAGCAGCTCGAGCACGTCCGGGCGGGCCGGGCCACCTGGGACGATGTGATCGAGGAGACACTGCGGCACTCCGCCCCGGTCGCCAACCTGCCGCTGCGCTACGCGGTGGAGGACATCGAGCTGGACGGCGGCGTGGTGCTGCGCAAGGGCGACGCGATCCTGGCCGCCTACGCGGCCGCCGGACGCGACCCGGAGGTGCACGGCGAGGACGCGGCCGCCTTCGACGTGACCCGGCAGCTCAAGAGCCATCTGGCGTTCGGCCACGGCGTCCACCTGTGCGTCGGCGCCCCGCTGGGGCGGCTGGAGGCCGCGATCGCGCTCCCGGCGCTCTTCGACCGCTTCCCCGGGCTCACGCTCGCGTCCGGGCGGGACCCGCTGGAACCGGTGGAGTCCTTCATTTCCAACGGCCACCGCACCCTGCCCGCGCGGCTGGCCTGA